One Eurosta solidaginis isolate ZX-2024a chromosome 1, ASM4086904v1, whole genome shotgun sequence genomic window, AAGCACAATACTTCAGAAGGCGTTTCCAATGTCATGTTTATATATTGGAATGGCCTTTTAAATGCGTGAAAAATGCCCACCTTAATTTACTACATATGTAtagctgcgaaaaaaaaaatagcaggagaaaaaaaacaaatttacttacacATTATATTTAcctaaattatacaaaaaaaaaaaaaaaaaaaacggttaatGAATTGTACAATGAAAGCTGTTGGGGTTTACCcgaacaaaatttcgaaaaaatctaaaaataagaATAGTTTTTAAAAGTATTGCATTACTTAATTCAAATATATATTCTTATTAATTTTGCATAGTTTTACGCTTGTATGGAAGAAAGACCAAAATCAGCCTTCGAAAAAGAGCTGTTAAAAAAACCAATGCGAATTTTCCAAAGACTTCAGCTGTTCTTTATTTACTACAACTGGAATAAGTTTGTAGTTCAAAATTATTGACTAAACATTCGTAAGTTTACATCAAGACTTTTAAAAActgcgaattttttttgaaattcgttttcgttattcaagtttttttgtaggttttaaataaacatataaataaatatataaaataaacataACGTATATCTAACCTCTTTGCTTTTAtgccagatggcgccagtgtcccCCGATCTGCCGGTCTCCATAAatatgaaaaactgtttatgtgACGTGGCCTTAACATAAACTGCTTTTAAATACAACTCTGTTGTGAAGTAGCTCCAGTTTTCATGTATTTCACAATATTTGTTGTATTGTTTCTGGAATCTACTCAACACttaattgttataaaataaacgaatttgtttaataaaccaaataaattgaaataaatgcaAAATGCCGAAATATTATTGTGACTATTGTGATACGTACTTGACTCACGATTCACCGTCTGTTAGAAAAACGCATTGCACCGGCCGTAAGCATAGAGACAACGTCAAATTCTACTATCAAAAATGGATGGAGGAAAAGGCACAACATCTAATTGATGCCACCACTGCAGCGTTCAAGGCCGGTAAAATTACACAAAATCCAGGCATTGCTATACCACCACCTAATATGGGACCGCCACCACGTCCTGGTCTTATGCCGGGCGGTCCGGGAATGCCACCAATGATGATGGGGCCACATGGTGCTATGCCACCACCAATGATGGGTATGCGACCACCGCCAATGATGGGACCTATGGGTCCAATGATGGGCCCACCACCACCAATAGGTGCACTAGGCATACGACCTCCAATGATGAATGGGCCACCACCAATTAAACAAAGTTAAAGTTTTCGTAAAGCAAAACGAAAATACATTCGATAAGTAGCACTAATATTATGGCTTATAATTTTAAACAAGTTTGAGAATAAATAAAGGTTGTTTGTGCATGACCAACACTAATACTATGGAAAGATTTATGGAtccttatttatttatctatttagatattttcctagcacaacaatttagtaaattattttacagtgctagtcaggaattgtaaatttaaaatgaaatttatataaaatttattttaaatttataatttattaaataattgaaattgggttttgtaatattattattaatttttttaatatgacaATTGTGGGAGAACATTCGGTCGGCCCCGGCTGCGTTTCAAAATAGTATGCGTTTtccatcaaattttaacaaatacacTCAGCCAACGAAATGGTATTTTTGGTATTACTGAAGTGGTACTTTGGCGCTGCAATCATCGATGGGACGTGCTTTTTTGCAACTCCAACGACCGAAGAGATCTGAATAGATAAAAAAATCggggaattttttttgtttcgagTACTGCGGCAAACACTactgactcattcagtctataagaggtcctcatggaccggccagttcaacctagtaCTGCTGCAGTGATTGAAAATCCGAACAAGTCCATCCGGCATtgtttcgccccattcaataagtgcgatcactcacaaattgtcccTTCACAAcacagccggttctatgtaccggagcgactctagTTTTTTTGTCGACCAAAGGCTATCATATCAGTCAAACTACATTTAATGTTTTCTGTCCCTCCCAtcccactcacaaattgtcataaatatcctcCAAGGGGAGTCCGCTGAAACTTTAGTGGGGACACGTcacaagcgggacatacattgggTTGATCCTGGATAAGAGTTTAATCTAACACAGTATCCAGTTGGAAGTTGCGTCAGAGTGACGCCAGTTCTTCTGGGAATATTGCTCTGCGCTACTGCGAGTTTCGTGTATTTATCATTGTATGTCTCTGAGgacatttttctttttccataccGTTATGTTATTGGTAGGCGTCCACCGCATATTGTTATCCAAAATTTATACAAGTCACACCCTTATTTATTCATACTGAGATTATATATTTATCACTATAGTTATCCTTAAATGCACATAATTAAAATACGTATATTgtctaataataatattaaaatataaagatTTTGTTATATCATTTTACAAATTATATTAGAGAACTTTTGCTAAACTTATTTTGTAATAGGAAAGAAGCTTTTTGGTCAAAAATATATCTTAAAATTCTAGTATAGttaactaaaatatttaatcGTTAAATTGTTATAGAAGCATTTTCTTACATCATTTATCCTAAAAAATCCGAACACTTGCTCGGAGATGACGACACTGCAGGTCTCTGTTGTTGCATTGATGCAGTAATTACGCTCTCTGAGCGTTTATATTCGCGATCAATTTCGGACAAATCTAAATCGGCTTCGATTTCTAATACCTAAagcaaattttgtattatttaacATAAACATTATTTCttaatttaagttttattgtGCAATTTACCTTAATATTACAACCTACACGTTTGTGTATTAACCAATTTTCATGAAGTTCATGTAAGTGTTTGATATACTCATAAGGCACGCATGTCTCTTCTGAGCGCGCACGTTTTCGTATACGCTCATATACTACTTCAGGTGTTGTTCGTAaataaactgaaaaattaaataaagtgttAGGGCCTTTCTTCATTTAGGAAACTTACGAATATGGAATAACTATGTATGATCTGGTTCAAATCAACAACCTGTTATCTCTATTCATGGGGCCAATTCACATTCTGTGTAGAGGttcggttaggttgaactggccggtccataagggctagtaccttaatgttgctttgttaccggaacgtaccggatctatatccggcaaaggaccatcaacatcgatgacaCTTCCCCTGCCCAGGGGGTTAggagatcagaatatacccgcgttaggtatacctgtcgtaagaggcgaataaaataccagattcaaggggctgtgtatcgcaacccttcaggttgccagcgcaatatatagcttctccgaacccaattgtcaacctcacctatccgcggcgaatcctgtttcactaacacacgagaggctctggcgaccccaagctcctcatggaacttggggatggggagggagggaatggcctgaaggtttaatggggccacataaatcgttcccgagatggtcgggctagcaccttaatgtgaaacaaaagatttttttccactccatgaaattcatatttaatatcaaacatggaaatgtacctgagtatttaaataaaaatatagcattagttgagcaaactcacaacataaatacgaggagcaaacataatgtccttcctcgtgttccaatgacacgtgaaccagatacggatagaaatttagcatgccatatggatcacattgttgttgaatttg contains:
- the LOC137245187 gene encoding U1 small nuclear ribonucleoprotein C-like, whose protein sequence is MPKYYCDYCDTYLTHDSPSVRKTHCTGRKHRDNVKFYYQKWMEEKAQHLIDATTAAFKAGKITQNPGIAIPPPNMGPPPRPGLMPGGPGMPPMMMGPHGAMPPPMMGMRPPPMMGPMGPMMGPPPPIGALGIRPPMMNGPPPIKQS